Proteins co-encoded in one Cygnus olor isolate bCygOlo1 chromosome 6, bCygOlo1.pri.v2, whole genome shotgun sequence genomic window:
- the C6H2orf88 gene encoding small membrane A-kinase anchor protein: protein MGCIKSKDAFPGSNAILVEGSREGNEGCTGEKSSLIAVMADEKGPSSTIVLDYAHRLSHEILDQAVKQWAVTESKYSDIPFIESDVP, encoded by the coding sequence ATGGGATGCATCAAATCCAAGGATGCCTTTCCGGGTTCAAACGCCATCCTGGTtgaagggagcagggaaggtAACGAAGGATGCACTGGGGAGAAATCATCACTGATAGCAGTGATGGCGGACGAGAAAGGTCCATCGAGCACCATAGTGCTGGACTATGCACACCGTCTCTCCCATGAGATTCTTGATCAGGCGGTGAAACAGTGGGCAGTGACGGAAAGCAAATACAGCGACATTCCCTTTATCGAGAGCGATGTGCCCTGA